AATTTCCAGACACACCAAGGGTGAGGTCGGGAAAGGTGTCCTTGCCCTTGTATATTCTGAAGTCATAAATCAGTCCGTCCTTGCCAGCTAGAACAAAGTTCTTCAGCCCCACTGGATGTGGCTTGTTCGGAACGTACTGCTTGACAGGGCAACGGCCGGAAAATGGGATAATTTGCTCATCCACGCAAAAGCAGTTTGGTCGTTCCAGGGACAAGCAACCCTGCCGAACCATTTCGACAAACGGTCCATAGCCTTTGCAACTTTTTGTCCTTGTCGGTGACATCGTCTTCAGTTTGGCAGCACAGGTTAGACCTAATCTGGAAGAAGCGATCTCTTGGCATGGTGTCAGCTATTGCGCTCACAGCCATTACTTTTTTCCAGAAGAACCGGATCCGTGGATACCCTATAACTCCCATCAGCATCGAGCAGCCCAAAAATTGCTTCACTTCCTGAGCACTGATTTTCGCCGCAATTCCTCTATCCTTGTGGATCCGCTGGTTCGTTTTCTCAGCCATTTCAACCAGCATATCGTCTTTCACGTACTGCTTGTAGTAATCAGGCGGTGAGAAATCACACCTAACTTCAGAAAAAATACAGCCTGTTTCTTGGTCTGGCACAGCATTTTCTGGAGCTGAAATCGCTGTTCGCCACAAAATACGGCGCTGTGATGTGTGAGCTTTCGGGTCTTCGCTGTCGCTGTCTGACGAGGCATCCGTGTACTCCTCAGTATCGCAGTCGTATGCATCACAATTCTCTCCTTCACTTTCCGAGTCAGATATGTCGGAGTCGTCACGGTCACAAATTGATGTTAATACCTCCTCTGCTTTGCTAATGGTGAGggctgaaatgaaaaacaaaaatctgtttaAATTCTAGGCGGCCAACTTTTAACAAAAATTATGTCATCAGGCGAAACCGATTGGGGACCGAGAGGACCGGGACCCAATGTCCCCGTACAGGGACATTTCCTTCAATGCGCGTAATGTGCCGGAAAACTACGGTTTGGCGCAATAAAAAGCACTAAAATGCTCAGCAAACCATAGCGATTATAAATATATCGCATACGACGGCCAACAAAACAGTTATCAATACTCAAAGAGCACTTACCTCGACGTCGCGTGTAAAACGTGCTCGTGCTGATGGCAGCCATGTTGTCTTGCTCGACGAAGCGAGCAAACTCTCTGGGCTCttcacagatggcgccacagtgctTGTCCTTCATCAGGGACATCAGGTCTATGTTGTAAGAAAGCTCAGTTTTTCGGCAGAGCTCGAGAACCAATGTCCCCGTAGGGGGACAAGGGGTCTGAAGAGGTTAAAggcgcactaaagaggattctgaagGTGCCTTTTTACCGTGGGATCTCGGTCTACACGCttcaagcattcttagaaactccgaattattgtcctgtgcggccgatttctcaATGAAATCGGTATAACTTCCCGACtgccgccttttctttttttttaactgacctcTGAGTGTAGTAGGAGTCAACCTACTCGTGcggtgcctttcagccagtcgcgtggcggcttgccgcgcTGCCATCGGCGGAGCGATCTACGAAAGCAAAGAGttcacgcgtatttttatttccgtgagcccattttgcggctatgttgtcagCGACTGAAATTATTTAttcacaaaaacataaaaaatacaaaataaaacgaAGCCGCCACGTGACCGGCTGAAAGGAACAccacgtgttggttgactcctcctacacACTCGgaggtcagttaaaaaaaaaagaaagacaggagccgggacatttaatccAGTTTAATGGgcaaatcggccgcacaggacaataattcgaagtttctaagaatgctcggaggaCGTAGAGGGAGTTcccagggtaaaaaaaaaaaaacgagctcaGAATaatctttagtgcacctttaaagggcTGTTGTCCTAATTAAACACATACAACGCAAAACTAGGTCAGCTGAAGCATACTATAAAGAAAGAACAGAATGCATAAAAATGAATCGCAAATGTGCAAAACTGCTTTTGAGCCTCCGGCAACTCACTGCTGAGCATGCTTATGCCGCCGTCCCGGCTGGACAGGTAGCGGTGGAGGCGCGCTCCCGATTTCCGGTCGTAAGCGTCCGTTCTCGTGATGTAGTAGTTGTCTCCTTGCACCTCTCCCGCGTGCAGCGCCACCACGAACGAAGTGCCGTTCACGGGCGCGTCGTCTGCACAGAGCGGTACTTGTGAGGGCTTCTaaagctgcattacggtagcattacaAGCCCGAGAGTGCCAAAACGCGTCCTTCGTCATAAAAtccgcccattggctggaggcaagCGACGTCACGAGACCGGAAGCACAGTCACTTCCGGCAAAGGCGTAAAAAGCTGCCAATGCTATTGCACTGGCAGCACAAAATGTATTTAGGCGTCCttcaattaattaataattggtttttgaggaaaggaaatggcgcagtatctgtctcatatctcgttggacacctgaaccgcgccgtaagggaagggataaaggagggagtgaaagaagaaaggaagaaataggtgccgtagtggagggctccggaataatttcgaccacctggggatctttaacgtgcgctgacatcgcacagcacacgggcgccttagcgtttttcctccataaaaacgcagccgccacggtcggattcgaacccgggaactccggatcagaagtcgagcgccctaaccactgagccaccgcggcgggtaggcgtCCTTGTCCATTTTTGTTTTCAGGTTCGTAAGTGGTGCGTACAGGGGGGATTCATTAAGTAAACAAagaatcaaacaaacaaacaaacaagcaggcAAACTGTGAGTTCAGGTAGTTTCGCACCCCCGTGACAGCTGACCGTCGACAAAACTCACCGATCCACATGGCCGAGGTGTCCTGGTGGAAGTAGAAGGGACAGGCCTGAGGCCTACCGCGGACCTGTTGCCCGATTGGCACCTGCTCGTCCACGGGCACGAGAACCATGGCTTTAGCCTGCGTGAGCCACAGAAAGCTGCATTAAACGTGAAGTAGGGCGCTTCGTAACATCGGTGTCATGCCTTCACCGTTTACGTGGGTCCCAAGTGATCGAATTCTCAGGAATTATAGCCCATGAAACTGCAGCTGACTCATACTGCGTGCGCCCTTAGTGTAGACCCCGCACGTGTGCTCCAGACATCAGCTGACCGAAGCATGAAGCACACAGGCCCTTACCTCTAGGAACCTGAGGACTTGAGTGTCTGCGCATGCGACATGCACGGTCTTCAAATGCTCCCCAAGTCTCTCATCCGTTATTCTCAATAGAGGAAATATCGGGTGTAGAAGAGTCATATGTAAAAATACTGGCTATCtatagcggctgcacagccaccatagtcttGCATAAAGACAGCAAAAagttacggtgggcacttaagATCCTTGTGTGCTGTGCATACGAAAGCATTATTTGGCCTCTAGGCCTTTACACTAAATGTCTTATACacttgtcacacgggcaccacaaGGGCCTTTGaaaatcaggtccttatatccaaaggcgtaaggagtgcagctacacggcacaaatgttgcgcctttgccgctaagggcttTGGAGGCGTAGGCACCCGTCTGAGACTTTGGAGCTAAAGGCGCGACCTTCGaaaacctgcgatcgcagtgccgcCCAACGTCAAAAAGTGTAAGCAATGAAAAAAGATAGagacagccaacaatgtttgaaaacatatttggaaaatacgaaaggtgtgccTGGCTTTGCTTtctgtacgggtgtttatattttatgcccagctGTCAAGGCAgcgaaagtgttgcagcaacaccgagtgcccctggtggccaaggcaatacacaaaacctgctgctgctgatgagagtagttGTTGCAGTTTTTTGAAGGAATCAATTAGAATAAAAGGTtttctgagctcaacgaatgaacagaattctcCGCTTTAATTTTAagacactcacttcagccgcctgaAGCGCAGCATCGGGTGCTAAACCTCACAGACTGTTTCACCTCTGGGCTGCACtatgtagctgcgtcgctgctcctttgagGTTTCGGCCCtttggtgaaaagaggtgcctttgctggaaaggccttcgaggaatgctgtgtgacaggggtattaatcaTAAGGGCCTTTTACCAAAAGGAATTTGACCTAAAGTCCTTTATCAAGAAGGCCTTTACCGTAAAGACCATCAACTTAAAGGCCTTTATAATCGCCATTGTCATTAATGACCCTCATCATTATTTACAGGACAGTGACGTCCTCTATCGTTTCCAAAACTACCACTATCTCTATCACTAACTACTCTGGTTTAATCTCTGCTTCATTGTCTGTGATCGCCCATTACTGTCTTACGGTCTACTGCTGACGGCATGCGAGATCGTTGTGACGTCATGATGCTTTGGTACCACATTTCTTGGTCAACACCGCCGGGTgtcgttgctgatgagccatataatgctttagTATGAAGAAAATTCCAATGAGGAAGGCTGTCAGACACTCTGGCgacgaattgcaaagcatggtcaatgacTTAGACATACAGGGAACAACGGTAGGTGTAAAAGTGAATGTGCAGAAAAACAGTAATGTTCAATAGTTCTGGAATGGAACGGAAATTTACCATAggcagcgaggcgctggaagtgtaAAGGatatatgtctacttagggcaggtagtgagtgCGTGTTTACAGGCGGTATTCAGACACttggattgggaacagctggAGATAAGAGTTAACGGACAGTactttagtaatctgcgattcgctgatgacattgccttctaAGTCACCCTGGCGACGAAttacaaatcatgatcaatgaattagacatgcagagaagaacggtTGGTGCAAAAGTGAATGTGCAGAAAAacaagtaatgttcaatagttcTGCAATGGAACGGAAATTTACCATAggcagcgaggcgctggaagtgtaAATTatatatgtctacttagggcaggtagtgagcgcaggtccggatcacgagagggaagtaactaaagcataagaatggggtggagcgcatatggcaggtactctcagatcttcaatggcaatttaccaatacccctccagagaaaagtatacaacagctgcatcttacctgAACTCACCTATGAGGTAGAAaagtagaggctaacgaaaagggttccacTTAAATTGAGGGCAACGCAGCTAGCCTAATTCTCAAAACCACCCGCATATAAGTACAGCCTGTGATTGGGTGGAACTGCAGATATTGCGTTCGCTAACGTCACATGCGTGAGTTAGAAGTCTCCTTAAGGTGTATACGGCTCTGGCTGTTCGGTGCGCTGGTTTTTGTGACGTCAGATGTAGCTTTCACAGCTAGGTTTAAATGAGACAGATCGCAGAGTTGGGCACAGAGAACCCCAGATAGGCGTCCAAACACGGGTAACGGACGCAGGCAAGCACAGGGCAAGTGCCCCTCTTTACGGTATTATCAAGGCCTTACATTGTTTTTTCCCGATTTAGTGGTACCATGGTTTGTGAAGTCATTTATTATCCCTTTTCCCCCTGCGACTGCTCTAGTAAGCGTGCTCACCTTCACTTGCCAGTCGGTGGGGGCCAACGAGTTGGTTCCGCAGATGTAGAGTGTGTCGCCGTTCCTGATGGGGTGCACTTCACGAATGTGGTTG
The Amblyomma americanum isolate KBUSLIRL-KWMA chromosome 3, ASM5285725v1, whole genome shotgun sequence genome window above contains:
- the LOC144126378 gene encoding uncharacterized protein LOC144126378, with translation MAAISTSTFYTRRRALTISKAEEVLTSICDRDDSDISDSESEGENCDAYDCDTEEYTDASSDSDSEDPKAHTSQRRILWRTAISAPENAVPDQETGCIFSEVRCDFSPPDYYKQYVKDDMLVEMAEKTNQRIHKDRGIAAKISAQEVKQFLGCSMLMGVIGYPRIRFFWKKVMAVSAIADTMPRDRFFQIRSNLCCQTEDDVTDKDKKLQRLWTVCRNGSAGLLVPGTTKLLLRG